In Synechococcus sp. RS9909, one genomic interval encodes:
- a CDS encoding translocation/assembly module TamB domain-containing protein has protein sequence MGRGVRSQTLSRVFLGGGLVLLVGGATAWVALDRIVATVFTRLKPSLESQFSKPLGHPLEIGPFQGLRPWGLAIGPSRVLPGLKDQSKASISGLTLQLDPLASLRRWRPVAVVSLRGARVDLRRNAQGAYWVPGPSSGGKPPKLDLQLKLQDPARLKIQPAGLTLSADGRASVHLAENWADVALKVALPQQGRVSLKARGRWVKPQLHLQTRLERVRLEPFQGLLPATMPLAFRGQIGGDLRLSWSQGRAGCAGALSLVGLEVSGKPLQSALRNPQWRLRCRDQRLSLPASTWRYGAYQASLSGHVDLNQALDLKAVLREPGEERQLTLRLDGRWKQPQLRLVGRWALPASVPVAAPLAVDLQLNGDWRKPKAPTAVLERLKLAGPGLAASLSGALYPELAIRSQQLQLDGEAWKHWPLVPDLLGTQAPLRGDLRLSGATVSPELSLRFDQARNPLLERWSLRADWSAKAGELRLAHFRSPQLQATAALPLALAGGGLKLGDLAAQLSLEAFPLARVGPLLGTTMDGTLSAYGGVGGPLTALRPDLQLQLTDPRAGTLRLLETWRGRFEGRVGGGGRLQMASVESLLPGRLEASLGANWLPTQVRLTRRQGVLSLEGTPASYQWRADGMSLDGLELALPPKGRFEGLYGRISGRGSLGLQPLAMDGSVTLDSPGLMGLQLRQAILQARYRNERFDLSGELLPPDTGQMLLEAKGRLGGALDAHLEARGLSARWLTSGALSLPQLAEDAPPARGRASDLGTLLINTFGGSIDGQLRALREIQASLRQQALSKRSDSQFHPEDLRGQLDAVLDLTGPNLADLNLDLKARGHLWVEGDDEDRALQIEPFIATLNGPIQSGEGRFALEHLPFTLLALVAPVPPALQGALGLSGSYRLGRGLPDLSTDLQLEDARVGRHRLSLERGQINLEEGALRLDLALISDGAQDPVTVIGQVPLDPSKELDVRVVSRGDALRFLTGFTDDQVAWTGGDTNLRLLLRGPLSAPEANGFIVVKQGRFTIQKQVISDLNTAIVFDFNRLEVQSLSARVGSQGELLGSGALALFSPVPEPKPLAVTLQKARIKLPIADVAVAADLKVRGALIQPQLSGDLTIDNGTVKPARSMFVKPASLTASAASSPASPATTAMAQPVTADTLLEENWNFQQPLVLLGPDVEASSSRSLRASLPNLPAIRFDRFQLRLGPKLRVTVEPVASFSTAGRLTLNGALDPSLQLRGVVQLLSGRVSLFTTTFNLDRRAPNVAVFTPSQGLIPYVDVALNSRVSDSISVGTGSNAVSTNVFDTNGTGNLGVGGQLRLVKVMLTATGPADRLADNIQLRSSPPMPRAQLLGLIGGNSLAGLTGAGGGAALAAVLGQSLLSPVIGSLTDAFSQRLQFAVYPTYITPEVQDENERVSGQVPPQLAVVTDVGVDLTDRFNFSVLAAPNRNDIPPQGTLTYQISPNLNLSGSVDTQGTWQSQFQVFVRF, from the coding sequence ATGGGGAGGGGCGTGAGATCGCAGACCCTGTCGCGCGTGTTCCTTGGCGGTGGGTTGGTCCTGCTGGTGGGCGGAGCGACCGCGTGGGTCGCTCTGGATCGGATTGTCGCGACGGTGTTCACGCGGCTCAAGCCTTCGCTGGAAAGCCAGTTCTCCAAGCCGCTTGGCCATCCCCTGGAGATCGGCCCTTTTCAGGGGTTGCGTCCCTGGGGCCTGGCGATCGGTCCCAGCCGGGTGCTGCCAGGGCTCAAGGATCAGTCCAAGGCCTCGATCTCGGGGCTCACTCTCCAACTCGATCCGCTGGCCAGCCTGCGGCGCTGGCGTCCCGTCGCGGTGGTCAGCCTTCGCGGCGCCAGGGTGGATCTGCGTCGCAATGCCCAGGGGGCCTACTGGGTGCCAGGGCCCTCCAGCGGCGGCAAGCCGCCCAAGCTGGATCTGCAGCTGAAGCTTCAGGATCCGGCCCGGCTCAAAATCCAGCCGGCTGGCCTGACGCTCAGCGCTGATGGTCGGGCCTCCGTGCATCTGGCCGAAAACTGGGCCGACGTCGCCCTCAAGGTGGCCCTGCCGCAGCAGGGACGGGTCAGCCTCAAGGCCCGTGGTCGTTGGGTGAAGCCCCAGTTGCATCTGCAGACCAGGCTGGAACGGGTGCGTCTGGAGCCGTTCCAGGGGCTGCTGCCCGCGACCATGCCCCTGGCCTTCCGCGGCCAGATCGGGGGTGACCTTCGCCTGAGCTGGAGTCAGGGGAGGGCCGGATGCGCCGGCGCCCTGTCTCTGGTGGGCCTGGAGGTGAGCGGCAAACCGCTGCAGAGCGCCCTGCGCAATCCCCAGTGGCGCCTGCGCTGCCGTGACCAGCGCCTCAGTCTTCCCGCCAGCACCTGGCGTTATGGCGCCTACCAAGCCAGCCTCTCCGGCCACGTGGATCTGAACCAGGCCCTCGACCTCAAGGCGGTGCTGCGTGAACCCGGCGAAGAGCGCCAGCTCACCCTGCGCCTCGATGGCCGCTGGAAGCAGCCGCAACTGCGCCTGGTGGGCCGTTGGGCCCTGCCTGCGTCGGTGCCCGTGGCGGCACCCCTCGCTGTGGATCTGCAGTTGAACGGCGACTGGCGCAAGCCCAAGGCCCCCACAGCCGTTCTGGAGCGGTTGAAGCTGGCGGGGCCAGGCCTGGCGGCCTCGCTCAGCGGAGCGCTCTATCCCGAGTTGGCGATCCGCAGCCAGCAGCTGCAACTGGATGGAGAGGCGTGGAAGCACTGGCCCCTGGTGCCCGATCTGCTCGGCACCCAGGCGCCGCTGCGGGGAGATCTGCGTCTCAGTGGCGCCACCGTCAGCCCTGAGCTGTCGCTTCGCTTCGATCAGGCGCGCAATCCCCTGCTGGAGCGCTGGTCCCTGCGGGCCGACTGGAGCGCCAAGGCCGGCGAGTTGCGGCTTGCGCACTTCCGCAGTCCGCAGCTGCAGGCCACGGCGGCCTTGCCGCTGGCCCTGGCCGGTGGCGGTCTCAAGCTCGGAGATCTGGCAGCTCAGCTCAGTCTTGAGGCTTTTCCGCTCGCTCGCGTTGGGCCCCTGTTGGGCACCACGATGGATGGCACCCTGTCCGCCTATGGCGGTGTTGGCGGTCCATTGACCGCTCTCCGCCCCGATCTGCAGCTCCAGCTCACGGATCCACGGGCCGGCACCCTGCGTTTGCTGGAAACCTGGCGTGGTCGGTTTGAAGGCCGGGTGGGTGGTGGCGGCCGGCTGCAGATGGCGTCGGTGGAGTCCCTGCTTCCCGGCCGCCTGGAGGCCAGCCTTGGCGCCAATTGGTTGCCCACCCAGGTACGCCTGACCCGCCGTCAGGGGGTGCTGAGCCTGGAGGGCACACCCGCGTCGTACCAATGGCGTGCCGATGGCATGAGCCTGGATGGTCTGGAGCTGGCGCTTCCCCCCAAGGGGCGTTTTGAGGGGCTCTATGGCCGCATCAGCGGGCGTGGCAGCCTCGGCCTGCAGCCTCTGGCCATGGATGGCTCTGTGACGCTCGACTCCCCCGGACTGATGGGGCTGCAGTTGCGTCAGGCCATCCTGCAGGCCCGCTACCGCAACGAGCGCTTTGACCTGAGCGGTGAGTTGCTGCCGCCGGATACGGGGCAGATGCTGCTGGAGGCGAAGGGACGGTTGGGCGGTGCACTCGATGCCCATCTCGAGGCCCGTGGCTTGAGTGCCCGCTGGCTCACCAGTGGAGCCCTGAGCCTGCCGCAGCTTGCAGAGGATGCACCGCCGGCTCGGGGGCGGGCCAGCGATCTTGGCACCCTCCTGATCAACACCTTCGGTGGCTCCATCGACGGTCAGTTGCGGGCCTTGCGGGAGATTCAGGCCAGCCTGCGGCAGCAGGCGTTGTCCAAGCGCAGCGACAGCCAATTCCATCCCGAAGACCTGCGCGGCCAGCTGGATGCGGTGCTCGATCTCACCGGGCCCAACCTGGCGGATCTCAACCTCGATCTGAAGGCGCGTGGCCATCTCTGGGTGGAGGGCGACGACGAGGACAGGGCGCTGCAGATCGAACCCTTCATCGCCACTCTTAACGGACCGATCCAATCCGGCGAAGGACGCTTTGCACTCGAGCATCTGCCCTTCACACTCCTGGCTCTGGTCGCCCCGGTGCCGCCGGCGCTGCAGGGGGCTCTCGGGCTCTCCGGCAGCTACCGCCTCGGCCGTGGCCTTCCTGATCTGAGCACGGATCTCCAGCTGGAGGATGCCCGGGTGGGGCGTCATCGCCTCAGCCTTGAACGCGGTCAGATCAACCTCGAGGAAGGGGCCCTGCGCCTTGATCTGGCCCTGATCAGCGATGGGGCCCAGGACCCGGTCACCGTGATCGGCCAGGTGCCGCTCGATCCCTCCAAAGAGCTGGATGTGCGTGTGGTGAGCCGTGGCGATGCCCTGCGCTTCCTGACCGGATTCACGGATGATCAGGTCGCCTGGACTGGGGGCGATACCAATCTGCGTCTGTTGCTGCGCGGCCCGCTCAGCGCCCCTGAGGCCAATGGCTTCATCGTGGTGAAGCAGGGGCGTTTCACGATCCAGAAGCAGGTGATCAGCGACCTGAACACCGCGATCGTGTTCGACTTCAACCGACTGGAGGTGCAATCCCTCAGCGCCCGCGTCGGCTCCCAGGGGGAATTGCTTGGCTCCGGCGCCCTGGCCCTGTTCTCGCCCGTACCGGAGCCAAAGCCGCTGGCGGTGACCCTTCAGAAGGCACGGATCAAGCTGCCCATCGCCGATGTGGCGGTGGCGGCCGATCTGAAGGTGCGCGGTGCCCTGATTCAGCCGCAGTTGTCGGGAGATCTGACGATCGACAACGGCACGGTCAAACCGGCTCGCTCGATGTTTGTGAAGCCAGCGTCGCTGACCGCCTCGGCCGCTTCATCGCCTGCCTCCCCGGCGACCACTGCCATGGCCCAACCGGTCACGGCCGACACCCTGCTGGAGGAAAACTGGAACTTCCAGCAGCCGCTGGTGCTGCTGGGGCCGGATGTGGAAGCGAGCAGCAGTCGCTCCCTGCGCGCCTCCCTGCCCAATCTCCCCGCGATCCGTTTCGATCGGTTCCAACTGCGTCTCGGCCCCAAGCTGCGGGTCACGGTGGAACCTGTGGCCAGTTTCAGCACCGCCGGTCGGCTCACGCTCAATGGTGCGCTCGACCCCAGTCTTCAGTTGCGGGGGGTGGTGCAACTGCTGTCCGGCCGCGTGTCGTTGTTCACCACCACCTTCAACCTCGATCGCCGCGCCCCCAACGTGGCCGTGTTCACGCCATCGCAGGGATTGATTCCCTACGTGGATGTGGCGCTCAACAGCCGGGTCTCCGACAGCATCAGTGTGGGCACCGGCAGCAACGCCGTGTCGACCAATGTGTTTGACACCAATGGCACCGGCAACCTGGGCGTTGGCGGCCAACTGCGCCTGGTGAAGGTGATGCTCACGGCGACGGGGCCGGCCGATCGCCTGGCCGACAACATCCAGCTGCGCAGTTCCCCACCGATGCCCAGGGCCCAGCTGCTGGGTCTGATCGGCGGCAACTCCCTCGCCGGCTTGACCGGTGCTGGTGGTGGTGCGGCACTTGCTGCCGTTCTCGGTCAGTCGTTGCTCTCGCCGGTGATCGGTTCCCTCACCGATGCCTTCAGTCAGCGGCTGCAATTTGCCGTGTATCCCACCTACATCACGCCTGAGGTGCAGGATGAGAATGAGCGGGTCTCCGGTCAGGTGCCGCCGCAGCTGGCCGTGGTCACCGATGTGGGCGTGGACCTCACCGATCGCTTCAATTTCTCCGTGCTGGCCGCCCCCAATCGCAACGACATTCCGCCCCAGGGAACCTTGACGTATCAGATCAGTCCCAACCTCAATCTCTCCGGTTCGGTGGATACCCAGGGCACCTGGCAGAGCCAGTTCCAGGTGTTTGTTCGCTTCTGA
- a CDS encoding Ycf51 family protein produces MPLTDLLDRAIGWLAWSGLAFALLTLVAFGARWGVRFRLVGVTSFTLLLAVSCWAFSVSYQPPVIVEGAVRAPVVFDNGNDLVVAQAPAGIPKEAIEPTLAQLAANLRSGGRNGEKVVIRLRQLQPGPEGSSTPVVVGEVVVVPQSAA; encoded by the coding sequence ATGCCACTCACCGACCTCCTCGACCGCGCGATCGGATGGCTGGCCTGGAGCGGCCTGGCCTTTGCCCTGCTGACGCTGGTCGCGTTCGGGGCCCGTTGGGGTGTGCGCTTTCGCCTCGTGGGGGTGACCAGCTTCACCCTGCTGCTGGCGGTGAGCTGCTGGGCCTTCAGCGTCAGCTACCAGCCTCCCGTGATCGTGGAGGGAGCCGTGCGGGCTCCTGTAGTGTTCGACAACGGCAACGATCTGGTCGTCGCCCAGGCACCGGCCGGGATCCCCAAGGAGGCGATCGAACCGACCCTGGCCCAACTGGCGGCGAACCTGCGCAGCGGAGGCCGCAACGGTGAGAAGGTGGTGATCCGACTGCGACAGCTCCAACCCGGCCCTGAGGGCAGCAGCACCCCAGTGGTAGTGGGGGAGGTGGTGGTGGTTCCCCAGTCAGCGGCTTGA
- a CDS encoding DUF4332 domain-containing protein → MPARTRNDGPFADLPASFREERRVIEAAGLTGWSALRALDDQALSQLARRGRATARNLRRLQGIAALVCDLDLAPADAALLMHAGLATIPALAAASPQDVVTRTGRLERQLRTGRPPVVDLAVAQRWIQRARRWQPTN, encoded by the coding sequence ATGCCGGCACGCACCCGAAATGACGGCCCGTTCGCCGATCTGCCGGCGTCCTTCCGGGAGGAGCGGCGGGTGATCGAAGCGGCGGGCCTGACGGGCTGGAGCGCTCTTCGGGCCCTCGACGACCAGGCCTTGAGTCAGCTGGCTCGTCGAGGCCGCGCCACGGCCCGCAACCTGCGCCGCCTGCAGGGCATCGCAGCCCTCGTCTGCGATCTCGATCTGGCACCAGCCGATGCGGCCCTGTTGATGCATGCGGGCCTGGCGACGATCCCGGCGTTGGCGGCTGCCAGCCCCCAGGATGTGGTGACCCGCACCGGCCGGTTGGAGCGCCAGCTGCGCACCGGTCGCCCACCGGTGGTGGATCTGGCCGTGGCCCAACGCTGGATTCAGAGGGCACGCCGCTGGCAACCGACGAACTGA
- a CDS encoding CocE/NonD family hydrolase — MCADQRTSGPGSCQDADLICRDGIRLKSTVWRPPGEGPWPALVMRQPYGRAIASSVTLAHPQWWAAQGYLVIVQDVRGQGESEGEFRGFAQEAADTADTLAWVRCRPDCNGRIGLYGFSYQGFSQLVGDSSVPPPDCLAPAMTGLDERDHWSCEGGAHWWHLGLGWGLQLAALQAARRGDAEAWDTIRSALETGSYLREGRALLAQHDRQGMAHRWLSEDPKERQRWAIHSPAPGWLARPMLLIGGWWDPHLRGVLDLQARSLAAGGEPELHIGPATHLQWWPEVQELHRRFFKRHLIDADPHPTPHQQVHLWDQRLERWGDGVADRAEGGCWELWGNALSSHDPRVGQLRIVAARPTSPPATPVVIVHDPWRPVPAVGGHLSASSGRCDRRSLDARNDVVTFTSPPLESRHRLRGRPELELIAWADQPGFDLCAALSVCPAGSDAVEQLSTGVSRRLGAAALEAQNQRLELQALEAELQPGDRLRLSLAGAAWPAIAINPGHTEHPCGPPSSHCRIITITIRSDSARLRFLPLIPAPSR; from the coding sequence ATGTGCGCTGACCAGCGCACATCCGGGCCCGGTTCTTGCCAAGACGCAGACCTGATCTGCCGCGACGGCATCCGCTTGAAGTCCACGGTGTGGCGCCCCCCTGGCGAAGGACCCTGGCCGGCCCTGGTGATGCGCCAGCCCTACGGTCGCGCCATCGCCTCCAGCGTCACCCTGGCCCACCCGCAGTGGTGGGCTGCACAGGGTTATCTGGTGATCGTCCAGGACGTCCGCGGCCAGGGGGAGTCCGAGGGAGAGTTCCGCGGCTTCGCCCAGGAAGCTGCCGACACCGCCGACACCCTGGCGTGGGTGCGATGCCGGCCGGACTGCAACGGCCGCATCGGGTTGTATGGCTTCTCCTATCAAGGGTTCAGCCAACTGGTGGGCGACAGCAGCGTGCCACCCCCCGATTGCCTGGCCCCGGCGATGACCGGCCTCGATGAGCGGGACCACTGGAGTTGCGAAGGGGGTGCCCACTGGTGGCATCTCGGCCTGGGCTGGGGCCTGCAGCTGGCGGCGCTCCAGGCCGCTCGCCGAGGTGATGCGGAGGCCTGGGACACGATCCGAAGCGCCCTGGAAACGGGGAGCTATCTCCGCGAGGGACGCGCCCTGTTGGCACAGCACGATCGTCAGGGGATGGCGCACCGCTGGCTGAGCGAAGACCCGAAGGAACGCCAGCGATGGGCGATCCATTCGCCGGCGCCCGGCTGGTTGGCCAGGCCGATGCTGCTGATTGGCGGCTGGTGGGACCCCCATCTCCGCGGCGTGCTGGATCTTCAGGCCCGCAGCCTCGCCGCGGGAGGCGAGCCGGAGCTGCACATCGGTCCGGCCACCCATCTGCAGTGGTGGCCTGAGGTGCAGGAGCTGCATCGCCGCTTCTTCAAGCGTCATCTGATCGATGCGGATCCCCATCCCACCCCTCACCAACAGGTGCATCTCTGGGACCAGCGGCTGGAGCGCTGGGGCGACGGCGTCGCGGATCGGGCCGAGGGGGGCTGCTGGGAGCTGTGGGGCAACGCCCTGAGCAGCCATGACCCGAGGGTGGGTCAGCTGAGGATCGTCGCTGCGCGCCCGACCTCCCCCCCAGCCACGCCGGTGGTCATCGTCCATGACCCCTGGCGACCGGTGCCGGCGGTCGGCGGCCACCTGAGCGCCTCGTCGGGTCGCTGCGATCGACGCAGTCTGGATGCCCGCAACGATGTGGTCACGTTCACCAGCCCCCCACTCGAATCACGCCACCGCCTGCGAGGCCGTCCCGAGCTGGAACTGATCGCCTGGGCTGATCAACCCGGGTTCGACCTCTGCGCTGCCCTCTCGGTCTGCCCCGCCGGTTCCGATGCTGTCGAACAGCTGAGCACCGGCGTGAGCCGGCGGCTGGGCGCCGCCGCCCTTGAGGCCCAGAACCAGCGGCTGGAACTGCAAGCCCTGGAAGCGGAGCTCCAGCCCGGCGATCGCCTGCGCCTCTCCCTGGCCGGAGCCGCCTGGCCGGCGATCGCCATCAACCCTGGCCACACCGAGCATCCCTGCGGCCCGCCGAGCAGCCACTGCCGGATCATCACCATCACGATCCGCAGCGACAGCGCGCGCCTGCGCTTCCTGCCCCTGATCCCTGCCCCAAGCCGCTGA
- a CDS encoding DUF3887 domain-containing protein: MNTAARLLAVALSAPLGALLPGTTGVALGTPALAQAPAMPSTAPSTSLTAAQANEAARTLLEAIKGKNGATIYNGLSDPLRNSTSIEAVQQRLNSNPRVSSYRISEISRGMDDTTVEAFAVVETRKGEVPLLLVLDDSGKLVAWKWVGTTLPIEETALKFVNDLNAGRWIAARYYLDLEFQQELTPQDLKRKWTKLKRTLGGVKRVKSALVASQGGEQQLVLVTIEFGKVTDNLFVIFNREGRIINVDFSADLV; encoded by the coding sequence GTGAACACCGCCGCCCGTCTGCTTGCCGTTGCCCTGAGTGCCCCGCTCGGAGCGCTGCTTCCCGGCACCACAGGCGTGGCCCTGGGCACACCAGCCCTCGCCCAGGCTCCGGCGATGCCATCGACGGCCCCCAGCACCAGCCTGACGGCCGCCCAGGCCAATGAGGCTGCCCGCACGCTCCTGGAAGCCATCAAGGGGAAGAACGGCGCCACGATCTACAACGGCCTCTCCGATCCCCTGCGCAACAGCACCAGCATCGAGGCCGTGCAGCAGCGCCTGAACAGCAATCCCCGGGTGAGCTCCTATCGGATCAGCGAGATCTCCCGCGGCATGGATGACACCACCGTCGAGGCCTTCGCCGTGGTGGAGACGCGCAAAGGCGAGGTGCCGCTGCTGCTGGTGCTCGACGACAGCGGCAAGTTGGTGGCCTGGAAATGGGTGGGCACCACCCTGCCGATCGAGGAAACGGCGCTGAAGTTCGTGAACGATCTGAATGCCGGTCGCTGGATTGCCGCCCGCTACTACCTCGATCTGGAGTTCCAGCAGGAACTGACCCCCCAGGATCTGAAGCGGAAGTGGACCAAGCTGAAACGCACCCTGGGTGGCGTCAAGCGGGTGAAGAGTGCGCTGGTGGCCAGTCAGGGCGGCGAGCAGCAACTGGTGCTGGTCACGATCGAATTCGGCAAGGTGACCGACAACCTGTTCGTGATCTTCAACCGTGAGGGCCGGATCATCAACGTGGATTTCTCAGCTGATCTGGTCTGA
- the glgB gene encoding 1,4-alpha-glucan branching protein GlgB: MTSTVLDWMVQDGQRLAECRHDHPFAVLGPQPLEGNRWVVRAWMPEADRVELLLDGQRLPMQTLHHPWLFEAECAHNPGNAYQLQVSRGGIEHVQHDPWAFRDEWMGEMDRHLFAEGNHHHIWRRMGAHRTQINGVDGVMFCLWAPHARSVSVIADLNSWDGRHHPMQQRLGGIWELFVPGLAEGQLYKYEIRTQDGHCYQKADPYGFQHEVRPATSSVVNHLDGFDWSDARWMQERDSRNPLDQPIAVYEMHLGSWIHASAEEPFIEADGTARPPVPAADLKPGARLLTYPELADRLIPYVKERGFTHIELMPITEHPFDGSWGYQVTGWYAPTSRYGTPDEFRAFVDRCHAEGIGVIIDWVPGHFPRDSHGLAFFDGCHLYEHADPRIGEHKEWGTLIFNYSRNEVRNFLVANLVFWFDQFHIDGIRVDAVASMLYRDYLRPDGEWLPNEHGGRENTEAVRFLQQANHVLFQHFPGALSIAEESTTWPMVTQPTDIGGLGFNLKWNMGWMHDMLDYFELDPWFRQFHQNNITFSIWYNYTENFMLALSHDEVVHGKSHLLHKMPGDDWQKYANTRALLAYMWTHPGKKTIFMGMEFGQRAEWNVWGDLQWDLLQFEPHQGLQRLVGDLNALYKAEPALWRDDFDQYGFQWIDCNDNRHSVISFMRRESAGGSWLVVVANFTPQSHSHYRVGVPVAGFYEEIFNTDAAQYGGSNLGNMGGKPTDEWSIHGYEHSLDLCLPPLSVMVFRHDPKRSLLAGESDVTNPPASA; the protein is encoded by the coding sequence ATGACCAGCACCGTTCTCGACTGGATGGTTCAGGACGGTCAGCGTCTGGCGGAATGCCGCCATGACCACCCCTTTGCCGTTCTGGGACCCCAGCCGTTGGAGGGTAACCGCTGGGTGGTGCGGGCCTGGATGCCCGAAGCCGATCGGGTCGAGCTCCTGCTCGACGGTCAACGCCTGCCGATGCAGACGCTCCACCACCCCTGGCTGTTCGAGGCGGAATGTGCCCACAACCCCGGCAACGCCTACCAACTGCAGGTGAGCCGGGGTGGCATCGAGCATGTGCAGCACGACCCCTGGGCCTTCCGCGACGAGTGGATGGGGGAGATGGATCGCCATCTCTTCGCCGAGGGCAACCATCACCACATCTGGCGGCGGATGGGAGCCCACCGCACCCAGATCAACGGGGTGGACGGGGTGATGTTCTGCCTCTGGGCCCCGCACGCCCGCAGCGTGAGCGTGATCGCTGACCTCAACAGCTGGGACGGGCGCCACCACCCCATGCAGCAACGTCTGGGTGGCATCTGGGAACTGTTTGTTCCCGGTCTGGCCGAAGGCCAGCTCTACAAATACGAAATCCGCACCCAGGACGGCCACTGCTATCAGAAGGCCGACCCCTACGGCTTCCAGCACGAGGTGCGCCCCGCCACCAGCTCGGTTGTGAACCACCTGGATGGGTTCGACTGGAGCGATGCGCGCTGGATGCAGGAGCGGGACAGCCGCAATCCCCTCGACCAGCCGATTGCGGTGTATGAGATGCACCTGGGCAGCTGGATCCATGCCTCAGCCGAGGAGCCCTTCATCGAGGCCGATGGCACGGCCCGACCCCCCGTGCCCGCCGCCGACCTCAAACCGGGCGCCCGTCTGCTCACCTACCCGGAGCTGGCGGATCGCCTGATCCCCTACGTGAAGGAACGGGGCTTCACCCACATCGAACTGATGCCGATCACGGAGCATCCCTTCGATGGCTCCTGGGGTTACCAAGTCACCGGCTGGTATGCGCCCACCAGCCGCTATGGCACCCCGGATGAATTCCGTGCCTTCGTGGATCGCTGCCATGCGGAAGGCATTGGCGTGATCATCGACTGGGTGCCGGGTCACTTCCCGCGCGACAGCCACGGCCTCGCCTTCTTTGACGGCTGCCATCTCTACGAACACGCTGATCCCCGTATCGGTGAGCACAAGGAGTGGGGCACCCTGATCTTCAACTACAGCCGCAACGAAGTGCGCAACTTCCTTGTGGCCAACCTGGTGTTCTGGTTTGACCAGTTCCACATCGATGGCATTCGGGTGGATGCGGTGGCCTCCATGCTTTACCGCGACTATCTGCGGCCCGATGGTGAATGGCTGCCGAACGAACATGGCGGCAGGGAAAACACCGAAGCGGTCCGCTTCCTGCAACAGGCCAATCACGTGCTGTTCCAGCACTTCCCGGGTGCCCTCTCCATCGCTGAAGAATCCACCACCTGGCCGATGGTGACCCAACCCACCGACATTGGCGGTCTGGGATTCAACCTGAAATGGAACATGGGCTGGATGCACGACATGCTCGATTACTTCGAGCTCGATCCCTGGTTCCGCCAGTTCCACCAGAACAACATCACCTTCTCGATCTGGTACAACTACACCGAGAACTTCATGCTGGCCCTCAGCCACGATGAAGTGGTGCACGGCAAGAGTCATCTTCTCCACAAGATGCCGGGGGATGACTGGCAGAAATACGCCAACACCCGTGCCCTTCTGGCCTACATGTGGACCCATCCCGGCAAGAAGACCATCTTCATGGGCATGGAATTCGGCCAGCGCGCCGAATGGAACGTGTGGGGTGATCTGCAGTGGGATCTGCTCCAGTTCGAACCCCATCAAGGCCTGCAGCGGCTGGTGGGTGACCTCAATGCGCTTTACAAAGCCGAACCCGCCCTCTGGCGGGACGACTTTGATCAATACGGTTTCCAGTGGATTGACTGCAACGACAATCGCCACTCGGTGATCAGTTTCATGCGTCGCGAAAGCGCCGGTGGCAGCTGGCTGGTGGTGGTGGCCAACTTCACGCCCCAAAGCCATTCCCACTACCGGGTGGGAGTGCCGGTTGCCGGCTTCTACGAGGAGATCTTCAACACTGATGCGGCGCAATACGGCGGCAGCAACCTCGGCAACATGGGCGGCAAACCCACCGATGAGTGGAGCATCCATGGCTATGAGCACTCGCTCGACCTCTGCCTGCCCCCCCTCAGCGTGATGGTGTTCCGTCACGACCCGAAGCGAAGTTTGCTGGCCGGCGAGAGCGATGTGACGAACCCACCGGCTTCGGCCTGA